Genomic segment of Pseudomonadota bacterium:
TCTCCCGCGTCATCGACGCCATGTTCGCAGAGGCATACGACGAGCGTGAGTTTGCAGGCCGCTACTTCCTGACGTGGGATGCGCTGCGCGCGATGCGCCACGCCGGCATGGAGATCGGCGGGCACGGACACCTGCACTTCACCGACACGGCCGTATCGTCTGACGAAGCCGCGGCCGACGCGCGCCGCTGCCTGTCGCTGCTCGAGCAGCGCCTCGCCATGACGGTGCGCAGCTACGCCTATCCCTACGGAATCTACGTACCCGCAACGGTGAACGTCCTGCGCGCCCACCCCATCGACGCCGCCTTCACGTGCCGCGCCGGGCTCGACTGGATCGACTCGCCCCTGACCATCGACCGCCTCGACTGCTCCATGTTCCCCACGCAGGCGAACGCGGAGCCCTGCGCGTGGTCGGTTGCGGAGAAGCGGGCCGCGGAGCACGCCCAACCGAGCTGACCCCCGGTCGCGCGCGATCAGGCGCCTGCGAGAACGCAGTCGACGACGACCGTGTAGTGCTCGGCGCGATTGCCCCAGTTGTAATCGGCGATGAAGCCCTCATCGACCACGGCCGGCGCGTTGCTGCCCAGGGCACTGCGCAACGCCGCGAGCGCGTCCTCGACCGTGGTGCAGTAGACGAGGCTGGGCACATCGCGCAGGTCGATCAGGGGGCGTTCGAGCAAGACCGAGATGACGTGCTTTCCCAGCAGGTGCGCGTCCTTCCCCACCTGGGAGTGATCGGTCATCACCACATCCGCCATGCCGACGACCTCGGTGATGGGCGTGGCGGCGTCTAGAAGGGTGTGCCCGTTCAGGAAGGGCTCCAGGTCGAGGTAGCGCTCGCGATACATGGGGTGCGGCTTGATGAGCACGCGGGTATCGCCCGCCGCCGTGGCCTCGAGAACAGCGCGCATCCACACCTTCTCGGCCGGGTCGTATCCGGAGGTGGCCACGAGCACGACCTTCGCCGCCGGCCGAGCGGCGTCGGGCTGACCGTAGCGATACAGCTGCGGATGACCGGCCTTGACGATCTCGAAGCGATCGCCGAACACCTGACGCAAGGACCGCTCGGCCTGCCGCCCGTAGCAGAAGACCGTGTCCGCGAGGTAGGCGTAGGGATTGGTGTAGAGACGCTCCGAGATGGAGGCCGACACCATGGCCAGTCCGCGCACACCGAGGGGTGCCGCCAGGCGCTGCACGTGATAGGCCATGGCCGTTGAATCCGGAACATAGAAGACGTGCGAGTAGCGCGCCAGATCGAGGCTTGATGCGTACCTCGACAGCT
This window contains:
- a CDS encoding polysaccharide deacetylase family protein codes for the protein SRVIDAMFAEAYDEREFAGRYFLTWDALRAMRHAGMEIGGHGHLHFTDTAVSSDEAAADARRCLSLLEQRLAMTVRSYAYPYGIYVPATVNVLRAHPIDAAFTCRAGLDWIDSPLTIDRLDCSMFPTQANAEPCAWSVAEKRAAEHAQPS